The following proteins are encoded in a genomic region of Corylus avellana chromosome ca4, CavTom2PMs-1.0:
- the LOC132177429 gene encoding DExH-box ATP-dependent RNA helicase DExH16, mitochondrial-like isoform X3 — protein MASFLLRRRVSSSMGVSRTLHAGNMDPIWLHLELRIAALVTISRATRKYSSFVGTTKFDFTDLTHPHTWYPNARKKHRKVILHMGPTNSGKKYHALKQLESSSSGIYCGSLRLLAWEVANRLNKAKVPCDLITGQEREEVDGAEHKAVTVEMADVTSNYHCAVIDEIQMLGCRTRGFSFTRALLGISADELHLCGDAAAVPLIQEILKVTGDEIEVKYYERLSPLVPSKVPLGSFSHIQTGDCIVTFSRYEIYRLKKKIENEGKHLCSVVYGSLPPETRTRQETMFNDASSDYDVLVVSDPIGMGLNLNISRIIFSTMKKFDGIETQDLTISEIKQIADGLLNLPVGRVGQYGSKFPVGEVTCIDAEDLPLLHSSLKSPSPTLERAGLFPTFELMLMYSRVHQTNDLHQILEHFLDNAKLSEHYFIADCEGSLLLLLLMNCRSICMISTFSASVDMGDKISSQGLTQFARNYANKGIVRLREIFTPGPLQVPETHAAVKELESIHKVLDLYVWLSFRLEDSFPDRELASSQKAICSLLIEEFLGRLGWVKKKPMARRFQPRRRLSSQFVD, from the exons ATGGCCTCGTTCTTACTTCGTCGAAGAGTTTCGTCGTCTATGGGCGTTTCTCGTACGCTACACG CAGGAAATATGGATCCCATTTGGCTGCACTTGGAATTGAGGATTGCAGCTTTAGTTACCATTTCTCGTGCAACGAGAAAATACAGTAGTTTTGTTGGTACCACGAAGTTTGACTTCACAGATCTCAC tCATCCTCATACATGGTACCCAAATGCTCGAAAGAAACATCGCAAGGTTATCCTGCATATGGGTCCCACAAATAGTGGTAAAAAATACCATGCTCTGAAGCAACTTGAGTCAAGTTCATCTG GCATATACTGTGGTTCATTGAGATTGTTGGCTTGGGAGGTGGCTAATCGGTTGAACAAGGCAAAAGTCCCTTGTGATCTTATCACGGGACAAGAAAGAGAGGAAGTTGATGGTGCAGAACACAAGGCTGTGACAGTTGAGATGGCTGATGtaacatcaaactaccattgcGCTGTTATTGATGAAATTCAG ATGTTGGGATGTAGGACAAGGGGTTTTTCATTTACACGTGCTCTATTAGGAATCTCTGCTGATGAGCTTCACCTTTGCGGAGATGCAGCTGCTGTTCCCCTTATCCAGGAAATACTCAAAGTGACAGGTGATGAGATTGAG GTTAAATATTATGAGAGACTTTCACCACTAGTTCCATCAAAGGTCCCTCTTGGATCCTTCTCTCATATACAAACAGGCGATTGCATTGTAACCTTTTCGCGTTATGAGATATACAGATTAAAG aagaaaattgaaaatgaggGAAAGCATCTTTGTTCTGTAGTTTATGGTTCACTGCCGCCTGAGACTCGAACCAGACAG GAAACAATGTTCAACGATGCAAGCAGCGACTATGATGTACTTGTGGTTAGTGATCCCATAGGGATGGGTCTCAATTTGAACATCTCCAGGATCATATTTTCAACTATGAAGAAGTTTGATGGTATTGAGACGCAGGATCTTACCATTTCAGAAATCAAGCAAATTGCAG ATGGCTTGTTGAATTTACCTGTAGGGAGAGTGGGCCAGTATGGATCAAAATTTCCTGTTGGTGAAGTGACTTGTATAGATGCAGAGGATCTACCCTTGCTTCATTCATCACTCAAATCCCCATCGCCCACTCTAGAG CGTGCTGGATTATTTCCTACCTTTGAACTCATGCTCATGTACTCACGTGTACACCAAACAAATGACCTCCATCAGATATTG GAGCACTTTCTGGACAACGCCAAATTATCTGAGCATTATTTTATTGCTGATTGTGAAGGAAGTTTG TTGCTGCTGTTATTGATGAATTGCCGCTCGATTTGCATGATAAGTACCTTTTCTGCATCAG TTGACATGGGTGATAAGATTTCATCTCAGGGTCTCACACAA TTTGCACGAAATTATGCAAACAAAGGCATAGTACGGCTGCGAGAAATATTTACACCAGGACCACTTCAGGTGCCAGAAACACATGCTGCTGTCAAGGAGCTTGAATCCATACACaag GTGTTGGATCTCTATGTTTGGTTGAGCTTCCGATTGGAGGATTCATTCCCGGACCGCGAGCTGGCATCATCACAGAAGGCCATTTGTAGCCT GTTGATTGAGGAGTTCCTTGGAAGACTAGGGTGGGTGAAGAAGAAACCAATGGCAAGGAGGTTCCAACCACGCAGACGCTTAAGTTCTCAATTTGTAGATTAG
- the LOC132177429 gene encoding DExH-box ATP-dependent RNA helicase DExH16, mitochondrial-like isoform X1, protein MASFLLRRRVSSSMGVSRTLHAGNMDPIWLHLELRIAALVTISRATRKYSSFVGTTKFDFTDLTHPHTWYPNARKKHRKVILHMGPTNSGKKYHALKQLESSSSGIYCGSLRLLAWEVANRLNKAKVPCDLITGQEREEVDGAEHKAVTVEMADVTSNYHCAVIDEIQMLGCRTRGFSFTRALLGISADELHLCGDAAAVPLIQEILKVTGDEIEVKYYERLSPLVPSKVPLGSFSHIQTGDCIVTFSRYEIYRLKKKIENEGKHLCSVVYGSLPPETRTRQETMFNDASSDYDVLVVSDPIGMGLNLNISRIIFSTMKKFDGIETQDLTISEIKQIADGLLNLPVGRVGQYGSKFPVGEVTCIDAEDLPLLHSSLKSPSPTLERAGLFPTFELMLMYSRVHQTNDLHQILEHFLDNAKLSEHYFIADCEGSLKVAAVIDELPLDLHDKYLFCISPVDMGDKISSQGLTQFARNYANKGIVRLREIFTPGPLQVPETHAAVKELESIHKVLDLYVWLSFRLEDSFPDRELASSQKAICSLLIEEFLGRLGWVKKKPMARRFQPRRRLSSQFVD, encoded by the exons ATGGCCTCGTTCTTACTTCGTCGAAGAGTTTCGTCGTCTATGGGCGTTTCTCGTACGCTACACG CAGGAAATATGGATCCCATTTGGCTGCACTTGGAATTGAGGATTGCAGCTTTAGTTACCATTTCTCGTGCAACGAGAAAATACAGTAGTTTTGTTGGTACCACGAAGTTTGACTTCACAGATCTCAC tCATCCTCATACATGGTACCCAAATGCTCGAAAGAAACATCGCAAGGTTATCCTGCATATGGGTCCCACAAATAGTGGTAAAAAATACCATGCTCTGAAGCAACTTGAGTCAAGTTCATCTG GCATATACTGTGGTTCATTGAGATTGTTGGCTTGGGAGGTGGCTAATCGGTTGAACAAGGCAAAAGTCCCTTGTGATCTTATCACGGGACAAGAAAGAGAGGAAGTTGATGGTGCAGAACACAAGGCTGTGACAGTTGAGATGGCTGATGtaacatcaaactaccattgcGCTGTTATTGATGAAATTCAG ATGTTGGGATGTAGGACAAGGGGTTTTTCATTTACACGTGCTCTATTAGGAATCTCTGCTGATGAGCTTCACCTTTGCGGAGATGCAGCTGCTGTTCCCCTTATCCAGGAAATACTCAAAGTGACAGGTGATGAGATTGAG GTTAAATATTATGAGAGACTTTCACCACTAGTTCCATCAAAGGTCCCTCTTGGATCCTTCTCTCATATACAAACAGGCGATTGCATTGTAACCTTTTCGCGTTATGAGATATACAGATTAAAG aagaaaattgaaaatgaggGAAAGCATCTTTGTTCTGTAGTTTATGGTTCACTGCCGCCTGAGACTCGAACCAGACAG GAAACAATGTTCAACGATGCAAGCAGCGACTATGATGTACTTGTGGTTAGTGATCCCATAGGGATGGGTCTCAATTTGAACATCTCCAGGATCATATTTTCAACTATGAAGAAGTTTGATGGTATTGAGACGCAGGATCTTACCATTTCAGAAATCAAGCAAATTGCAG ATGGCTTGTTGAATTTACCTGTAGGGAGAGTGGGCCAGTATGGATCAAAATTTCCTGTTGGTGAAGTGACTTGTATAGATGCAGAGGATCTACCCTTGCTTCATTCATCACTCAAATCCCCATCGCCCACTCTAGAG CGTGCTGGATTATTTCCTACCTTTGAACTCATGCTCATGTACTCACGTGTACACCAAACAAATGACCTCCATCAGATATTG GAGCACTTTCTGGACAACGCCAAATTATCTGAGCATTATTTTATTGCTGATTGTGAAGGAAGTTTG AAAGTTGCTGCTGTTATTGATGAATTGCCGCTCGATTTGCATGATAAGTACCTTTTCTGCATCAG TCCAGTTGACATGGGTGATAAGATTTCATCTCAGGGTCTCACACAA TTTGCACGAAATTATGCAAACAAAGGCATAGTACGGCTGCGAGAAATATTTACACCAGGACCACTTCAGGTGCCAGAAACACATGCTGCTGTCAAGGAGCTTGAATCCATACACaag GTGTTGGATCTCTATGTTTGGTTGAGCTTCCGATTGGAGGATTCATTCCCGGACCGCGAGCTGGCATCATCACAGAAGGCCATTTGTAGCCT GTTGATTGAGGAGTTCCTTGGAAGACTAGGGTGGGTGAAGAAGAAACCAATGGCAAGGAGGTTCCAACCACGCAGACGCTTAAGTTCTCAATTTGTAGATTAG
- the LOC132177429 gene encoding DExH-box ATP-dependent RNA helicase DExH16, mitochondrial-like isoform X7 translates to MASFLLRRRVSSSMGVSRTLHAGNMDPIWLHLELRIAALVTISRATRKYSSFVGTTKFDFTDLTHPHTWYPNARKKHRKVILHMGPTNSGKKYHALKQLESSSSGIYCGSLRLLAWEVANRLNKAKVPCDLITGQEREEVDGAEHKAVTVEMADVTSNYHCAVIDEIQMLGCRTRGFSFTRALLGISADELHLCGDAAAVPLIQEILKVTGDEIEVKYYERLSPLVPSKVPLGSFSHIQTGDCIVTFSRYEIYRLKKKIENEGKHLCSVVYGSLPPETRTRQETMFNDASSDYDVLVVSDPIGMGLNLNISRIIFSTMKKFDGIETQDLTISEIKQIADGLLNLPVGRVGQYGSKFPVGEVTCIDAEDLPLLHSSLKSPSPTLERAGLFPTFELMLMYSRVHQTNDLHQILEHFLDNAKLSEHYFIADCEGSLKVAAVIDELPLDLHDKYLFCIS, encoded by the exons ATGGCCTCGTTCTTACTTCGTCGAAGAGTTTCGTCGTCTATGGGCGTTTCTCGTACGCTACACG CAGGAAATATGGATCCCATTTGGCTGCACTTGGAATTGAGGATTGCAGCTTTAGTTACCATTTCTCGTGCAACGAGAAAATACAGTAGTTTTGTTGGTACCACGAAGTTTGACTTCACAGATCTCAC tCATCCTCATACATGGTACCCAAATGCTCGAAAGAAACATCGCAAGGTTATCCTGCATATGGGTCCCACAAATAGTGGTAAAAAATACCATGCTCTGAAGCAACTTGAGTCAAGTTCATCTG GCATATACTGTGGTTCATTGAGATTGTTGGCTTGGGAGGTGGCTAATCGGTTGAACAAGGCAAAAGTCCCTTGTGATCTTATCACGGGACAAGAAAGAGAGGAAGTTGATGGTGCAGAACACAAGGCTGTGACAGTTGAGATGGCTGATGtaacatcaaactaccattgcGCTGTTATTGATGAAATTCAG ATGTTGGGATGTAGGACAAGGGGTTTTTCATTTACACGTGCTCTATTAGGAATCTCTGCTGATGAGCTTCACCTTTGCGGAGATGCAGCTGCTGTTCCCCTTATCCAGGAAATACTCAAAGTGACAGGTGATGAGATTGAG GTTAAATATTATGAGAGACTTTCACCACTAGTTCCATCAAAGGTCCCTCTTGGATCCTTCTCTCATATACAAACAGGCGATTGCATTGTAACCTTTTCGCGTTATGAGATATACAGATTAAAG aagaaaattgaaaatgaggGAAAGCATCTTTGTTCTGTAGTTTATGGTTCACTGCCGCCTGAGACTCGAACCAGACAG GAAACAATGTTCAACGATGCAAGCAGCGACTATGATGTACTTGTGGTTAGTGATCCCATAGGGATGGGTCTCAATTTGAACATCTCCAGGATCATATTTTCAACTATGAAGAAGTTTGATGGTATTGAGACGCAGGATCTTACCATTTCAGAAATCAAGCAAATTGCAG ATGGCTTGTTGAATTTACCTGTAGGGAGAGTGGGCCAGTATGGATCAAAATTTCCTGTTGGTGAAGTGACTTGTATAGATGCAGAGGATCTACCCTTGCTTCATTCATCACTCAAATCCCCATCGCCCACTCTAGAG CGTGCTGGATTATTTCCTACCTTTGAACTCATGCTCATGTACTCACGTGTACACCAAACAAATGACCTCCATCAGATATTG GAGCACTTTCTGGACAACGCCAAATTATCTGAGCATTATTTTATTGCTGATTGTGAAGGAAGTTTG AAAGTTGCTGCTGTTATTGATGAATTGCCGCTCGATTTGCATGATAAGTACCTTTTCTGCATCAG TTGA
- the LOC132177429 gene encoding DExH-box ATP-dependent RNA helicase DExH16, mitochondrial-like isoform X6: protein MASFLLRRRVSSSMGVSRTLHAGNMDPIWLHLELRIAALVTISRATRKYSSFVGTTKFDFTDLTHPHTWYPNARKKHRKVILHMGPTNSGKKYHALKQLESSSSGIYCGSLRLLAWEVANRLNKAKVPCDLITGQEREEVDGAEHKAVTVEMADVTSNYHCAVIDEIQMLGCRTRGFSFTRALLGISADELHLCGDAAAVPLIQEILKVTGDEIEVKYYERLSPLVPSKVPLGSFSHIQTGDCIVTFSRYEIYRLKKKIENEGKHLCSVVYGSLPPETRTRQETMFNDASSDYDVLVVSDPIGMGLNLNISRIIFSTMKKFDGIETQDLTISEIKQIADGLLNLPVGRVGQYGSKFPVGEVTCIDAEDLPLLHSSLKSPSPTLERAGLFPTFELMLMYSRVHQTNDLHQILEHFLDNAKLSEHYFIADCEGSLLLLLLMNCRSICMISTFSASVQLTWVIRFHLRVSHNLHEIMQTKA, encoded by the exons ATGGCCTCGTTCTTACTTCGTCGAAGAGTTTCGTCGTCTATGGGCGTTTCTCGTACGCTACACG CAGGAAATATGGATCCCATTTGGCTGCACTTGGAATTGAGGATTGCAGCTTTAGTTACCATTTCTCGTGCAACGAGAAAATACAGTAGTTTTGTTGGTACCACGAAGTTTGACTTCACAGATCTCAC tCATCCTCATACATGGTACCCAAATGCTCGAAAGAAACATCGCAAGGTTATCCTGCATATGGGTCCCACAAATAGTGGTAAAAAATACCATGCTCTGAAGCAACTTGAGTCAAGTTCATCTG GCATATACTGTGGTTCATTGAGATTGTTGGCTTGGGAGGTGGCTAATCGGTTGAACAAGGCAAAAGTCCCTTGTGATCTTATCACGGGACAAGAAAGAGAGGAAGTTGATGGTGCAGAACACAAGGCTGTGACAGTTGAGATGGCTGATGtaacatcaaactaccattgcGCTGTTATTGATGAAATTCAG ATGTTGGGATGTAGGACAAGGGGTTTTTCATTTACACGTGCTCTATTAGGAATCTCTGCTGATGAGCTTCACCTTTGCGGAGATGCAGCTGCTGTTCCCCTTATCCAGGAAATACTCAAAGTGACAGGTGATGAGATTGAG GTTAAATATTATGAGAGACTTTCACCACTAGTTCCATCAAAGGTCCCTCTTGGATCCTTCTCTCATATACAAACAGGCGATTGCATTGTAACCTTTTCGCGTTATGAGATATACAGATTAAAG aagaaaattgaaaatgaggGAAAGCATCTTTGTTCTGTAGTTTATGGTTCACTGCCGCCTGAGACTCGAACCAGACAG GAAACAATGTTCAACGATGCAAGCAGCGACTATGATGTACTTGTGGTTAGTGATCCCATAGGGATGGGTCTCAATTTGAACATCTCCAGGATCATATTTTCAACTATGAAGAAGTTTGATGGTATTGAGACGCAGGATCTTACCATTTCAGAAATCAAGCAAATTGCAG ATGGCTTGTTGAATTTACCTGTAGGGAGAGTGGGCCAGTATGGATCAAAATTTCCTGTTGGTGAAGTGACTTGTATAGATGCAGAGGATCTACCCTTGCTTCATTCATCACTCAAATCCCCATCGCCCACTCTAGAG CGTGCTGGATTATTTCCTACCTTTGAACTCATGCTCATGTACTCACGTGTACACCAAACAAATGACCTCCATCAGATATTG GAGCACTTTCTGGACAACGCCAAATTATCTGAGCATTATTTTATTGCTGATTGTGAAGGAAGTTTG TTGCTGCTGTTATTGATGAATTGCCGCTCGATTTGCATGATAAGTACCTTTTCTGCATCAG TCCAGTTGACATGGGTGATAAGATTTCATCTCAGGGTCTCACACAA TTTGCACGAAATTATGCAAACAAAGGCATAG
- the LOC132177429 gene encoding DExH-box ATP-dependent RNA helicase DExH16, mitochondrial-like isoform X2, translated as MASFLLRRRVSSSMGVSRTLHGNMDPIWLHLELRIAALVTISRATRKYSSFVGTTKFDFTDLTHPHTWYPNARKKHRKVILHMGPTNSGKKYHALKQLESSSSGIYCGSLRLLAWEVANRLNKAKVPCDLITGQEREEVDGAEHKAVTVEMADVTSNYHCAVIDEIQMLGCRTRGFSFTRALLGISADELHLCGDAAAVPLIQEILKVTGDEIEVKYYERLSPLVPSKVPLGSFSHIQTGDCIVTFSRYEIYRLKKKIENEGKHLCSVVYGSLPPETRTRQETMFNDASSDYDVLVVSDPIGMGLNLNISRIIFSTMKKFDGIETQDLTISEIKQIADGLLNLPVGRVGQYGSKFPVGEVTCIDAEDLPLLHSSLKSPSPTLERAGLFPTFELMLMYSRVHQTNDLHQILEHFLDNAKLSEHYFIADCEGSLKVAAVIDELPLDLHDKYLFCISPVDMGDKISSQGLTQFARNYANKGIVRLREIFTPGPLQVPETHAAVKELESIHKVLDLYVWLSFRLEDSFPDRELASSQKAICSLLIEEFLGRLGWVKKKPMARRFQPRRRLSSQFVD; from the exons ATGGCCTCGTTCTTACTTCGTCGAAGAGTTTCGTCGTCTATGGGCGTTTCTCGTACGCTACACG GAAATATGGATCCCATTTGGCTGCACTTGGAATTGAGGATTGCAGCTTTAGTTACCATTTCTCGTGCAACGAGAAAATACAGTAGTTTTGTTGGTACCACGAAGTTTGACTTCACAGATCTCAC tCATCCTCATACATGGTACCCAAATGCTCGAAAGAAACATCGCAAGGTTATCCTGCATATGGGTCCCACAAATAGTGGTAAAAAATACCATGCTCTGAAGCAACTTGAGTCAAGTTCATCTG GCATATACTGTGGTTCATTGAGATTGTTGGCTTGGGAGGTGGCTAATCGGTTGAACAAGGCAAAAGTCCCTTGTGATCTTATCACGGGACAAGAAAGAGAGGAAGTTGATGGTGCAGAACACAAGGCTGTGACAGTTGAGATGGCTGATGtaacatcaaactaccattgcGCTGTTATTGATGAAATTCAG ATGTTGGGATGTAGGACAAGGGGTTTTTCATTTACACGTGCTCTATTAGGAATCTCTGCTGATGAGCTTCACCTTTGCGGAGATGCAGCTGCTGTTCCCCTTATCCAGGAAATACTCAAAGTGACAGGTGATGAGATTGAG GTTAAATATTATGAGAGACTTTCACCACTAGTTCCATCAAAGGTCCCTCTTGGATCCTTCTCTCATATACAAACAGGCGATTGCATTGTAACCTTTTCGCGTTATGAGATATACAGATTAAAG aagaaaattgaaaatgaggGAAAGCATCTTTGTTCTGTAGTTTATGGTTCACTGCCGCCTGAGACTCGAACCAGACAG GAAACAATGTTCAACGATGCAAGCAGCGACTATGATGTACTTGTGGTTAGTGATCCCATAGGGATGGGTCTCAATTTGAACATCTCCAGGATCATATTTTCAACTATGAAGAAGTTTGATGGTATTGAGACGCAGGATCTTACCATTTCAGAAATCAAGCAAATTGCAG ATGGCTTGTTGAATTTACCTGTAGGGAGAGTGGGCCAGTATGGATCAAAATTTCCTGTTGGTGAAGTGACTTGTATAGATGCAGAGGATCTACCCTTGCTTCATTCATCACTCAAATCCCCATCGCCCACTCTAGAG CGTGCTGGATTATTTCCTACCTTTGAACTCATGCTCATGTACTCACGTGTACACCAAACAAATGACCTCCATCAGATATTG GAGCACTTTCTGGACAACGCCAAATTATCTGAGCATTATTTTATTGCTGATTGTGAAGGAAGTTTG AAAGTTGCTGCTGTTATTGATGAATTGCCGCTCGATTTGCATGATAAGTACCTTTTCTGCATCAG TCCAGTTGACATGGGTGATAAGATTTCATCTCAGGGTCTCACACAA TTTGCACGAAATTATGCAAACAAAGGCATAGTACGGCTGCGAGAAATATTTACACCAGGACCACTTCAGGTGCCAGAAACACATGCTGCTGTCAAGGAGCTTGAATCCATACACaag GTGTTGGATCTCTATGTTTGGTTGAGCTTCCGATTGGAGGATTCATTCCCGGACCGCGAGCTGGCATCATCACAGAAGGCCATTTGTAGCCT GTTGATTGAGGAGTTCCTTGGAAGACTAGGGTGGGTGAAGAAGAAACCAATGGCAAGGAGGTTCCAACCACGCAGACGCTTAAGTTCTCAATTTGTAGATTAG
- the LOC132177429 gene encoding DExH-box ATP-dependent RNA helicase DExH16, mitochondrial-like isoform X4 — MASFLLRRRVSSSMGVSRTLHAGNMDPIWLHLELRIAALVTISRATRKYSSFVGTTKFDFTDLTHPHTWYPNARKKHRKVILHMGPTNSGKKYHALKQLESSSSGIYCGSLRLLAWEVANRLNKAKVPCDLITGQEREEVDGAEHKAVTVEMADVTSNYHCAVIDEIQMLGCRTRGFSFTRALLGISADELHLCGDAAAVPLIQEILKVTGDEIEVKYYERLSPLVPSKVPLGSFSHIQTGDCIVTFSRYEIYRLKKKIENEGKHLCSVVYGSLPPETRTRQETMFNDASSDYDVLVVSDPIGMGLNLNISRIIFSTMKKFDGIETQDLTISEIKQIAGRVGQYGSKFPVGEVTCIDAEDLPLLHSSLKSPSPTLERAGLFPTFELMLMYSRVHQTNDLHQILEHFLDNAKLSEHYFIADCEGSLKVAAVIDELPLDLHDKYLFCISPVDMGDKISSQGLTQFARNYANKGIVRLREIFTPGPLQVPETHAAVKELESIHKVLDLYVWLSFRLEDSFPDRELASSQKAICSLLIEEFLGRLGWVKKKPMARRFQPRRRLSSQFVD, encoded by the exons ATGGCCTCGTTCTTACTTCGTCGAAGAGTTTCGTCGTCTATGGGCGTTTCTCGTACGCTACACG CAGGAAATATGGATCCCATTTGGCTGCACTTGGAATTGAGGATTGCAGCTTTAGTTACCATTTCTCGTGCAACGAGAAAATACAGTAGTTTTGTTGGTACCACGAAGTTTGACTTCACAGATCTCAC tCATCCTCATACATGGTACCCAAATGCTCGAAAGAAACATCGCAAGGTTATCCTGCATATGGGTCCCACAAATAGTGGTAAAAAATACCATGCTCTGAAGCAACTTGAGTCAAGTTCATCTG GCATATACTGTGGTTCATTGAGATTGTTGGCTTGGGAGGTGGCTAATCGGTTGAACAAGGCAAAAGTCCCTTGTGATCTTATCACGGGACAAGAAAGAGAGGAAGTTGATGGTGCAGAACACAAGGCTGTGACAGTTGAGATGGCTGATGtaacatcaaactaccattgcGCTGTTATTGATGAAATTCAG ATGTTGGGATGTAGGACAAGGGGTTTTTCATTTACACGTGCTCTATTAGGAATCTCTGCTGATGAGCTTCACCTTTGCGGAGATGCAGCTGCTGTTCCCCTTATCCAGGAAATACTCAAAGTGACAGGTGATGAGATTGAG GTTAAATATTATGAGAGACTTTCACCACTAGTTCCATCAAAGGTCCCTCTTGGATCCTTCTCTCATATACAAACAGGCGATTGCATTGTAACCTTTTCGCGTTATGAGATATACAGATTAAAG aagaaaattgaaaatgaggGAAAGCATCTTTGTTCTGTAGTTTATGGTTCACTGCCGCCTGAGACTCGAACCAGACAG GAAACAATGTTCAACGATGCAAGCAGCGACTATGATGTACTTGTGGTTAGTGATCCCATAGGGATGGGTCTCAATTTGAACATCTCCAGGATCATATTTTCAACTATGAAGAAGTTTGATGGTATTGAGACGCAGGATCTTACCATTTCAGAAATCAAGCAAATTGCAG GGAGAGTGGGCCAGTATGGATCAAAATTTCCTGTTGGTGAAGTGACTTGTATAGATGCAGAGGATCTACCCTTGCTTCATTCATCACTCAAATCCCCATCGCCCACTCTAGAG CGTGCTGGATTATTTCCTACCTTTGAACTCATGCTCATGTACTCACGTGTACACCAAACAAATGACCTCCATCAGATATTG GAGCACTTTCTGGACAACGCCAAATTATCTGAGCATTATTTTATTGCTGATTGTGAAGGAAGTTTG AAAGTTGCTGCTGTTATTGATGAATTGCCGCTCGATTTGCATGATAAGTACCTTTTCTGCATCAG TCCAGTTGACATGGGTGATAAGATTTCATCTCAGGGTCTCACACAA TTTGCACGAAATTATGCAAACAAAGGCATAGTACGGCTGCGAGAAATATTTACACCAGGACCACTTCAGGTGCCAGAAACACATGCTGCTGTCAAGGAGCTTGAATCCATACACaag GTGTTGGATCTCTATGTTTGGTTGAGCTTCCGATTGGAGGATTCATTCCCGGACCGCGAGCTGGCATCATCACAGAAGGCCATTTGTAGCCT GTTGATTGAGGAGTTCCTTGGAAGACTAGGGTGGGTGAAGAAGAAACCAATGGCAAGGAGGTTCCAACCACGCAGACGCTTAAGTTCTCAATTTGTAGATTAG